The window GGATAACCAATAATGGAAAGATCGCCAACAGAAGTTATGTTAACTTTCATTTTCTCAAGATCAAGTCTATACGATAGTTTGGGCGTTAGCCACACTGAGAAGCGTTTGATTTTTGGAAACTTTCCTTGCTTAGGGTTTTTCCTCCAGCTATTGTAGACCGCGATGGCGTTCCTATAACAATCTTCAGTAACTTTGGAGGGCAAATTAAACTTCTCTCTTAACTGTTGATAAAGGGCATCATGTACTTGCTTTATAATATTCTTCGCCGGCTTATTCTTCTTTAACCAATCCATTACGAAATCGAGTGCTTTACCATACTGAGAAACGAGGTAGAGTAGTCCGGCTGAGGGGGAGATCCTAAACGTGATTGTAGATCGGATCTCGATTCCCTCATGAGGGTGCTTAGAGTTACTCCCCTTAACCTGACTACTCATAAGAGCATAAATGAACAAGTAGTTTTAAAAACTTTTACTAACCATAAATGACTAGTTTTTCGTTCTTCTAAATCTACATCCCCGCCCTAAAGGGCGAGGCTCTCATTCTTTTGTAAACCACATTAGTAGATATAGTATTTAAAAGAGTTTGTTACGATGGATTTATTTGATCAATATTCTTCCTCTATCCAAATAATTAGTTATTATGATGAAAGAACGTGATTATAAAAAATAAATGGAATTTGTATAATGCAGTAGGAATTGAGATCATAAGCCTATAAAACTCTTTTATCTCCGTTATTAAGTAATCCAATTAGAAAGGTAAAAAGCATATTACTTTTAAGATTTCTATATTATTAGCATTTTTCTTTATTCCTTCCTTGCATATATGAGTTATTTTCCTTTAAATTCTGGTTTTCTCTTCCGAAGAAAGGCTTCATGGGCTTCCTTGATATCCTCAGTCTTAGAAGAAACCATGAAAGATAAGATTTCATAGTATAGGCCGGCGTTTAAACTACATTCAGCCCCTTTTTCTATGGCGAATTTAGCCATCCTCAAAACTAATGGGCTTTTGGAGGATATCTTCCTAGCTAATTGCATGGTAAACTCTTCAAGCTCATTAGATTTAACATAAAAGTCTATCAACCCCCACTGATAAGCTTTAGTTGCATCAATGAAATCCCCCGTATAAATTAAGTATTTTGCTCTCTGTTCACCTATTTTTCTAGGTAATCTTTGTGTACCTCCCCAGCCCGGTATGAAACCTATGTTAACTTCAGGAAATCCAAAAGTTGAAGTTTCATCAGCTACTATAAAATCACAACTTAAAGCTAGCTCTAATCCACCACCTAAACAGTAACCTCTAACCATAGCTATTACAGGCTTTAGATAATCATCAATTAAGTTAAATAATCTCATCATCTCATCAGCTACGTTATGATAATTCCTTAAGATATAAGGATCGTTCAAATTGACGCCTGAATCTTTTAAATCATCGCCTGTTGAGAAGGCCTTATTTCCATGACCTGTCAAAATTATTACTCTGATCTCATTATCTTTAGCCAAATTTTCAAAAACCTCCCTTAATTCTTTCCTCATTTTCACGTTTATTGCATTTAATACTTCAGGTCTATGGAGTAAAACCTTTACTATCCCTCTTTCTGGCCTCTCTACTTTTATAGTTTCATAACTCATTTCTTCTCGCCTTTATACATTTTAATTAACTCTTCTCTTCTTACTTTTCCTGAAGGTGTCAGAGGCATTTGATCCAGTATAATTATCTCCTTGGGCACATTATACCAAGCCATATTTGCTTTACACCATGATAACAACTCGTTTTCAGTTAGCACATGCCCTTCCTTCAATTTTACAAATGCTATAGGAACTTGTCCACTTTCCTTATCTGGAACACCTATAACACCGACTTGCTCAACCAAAGGATGTTTTAATAATAAGAATTCTATTTGAGGTGGATATACACTAATTCCCTTAACCTTGATCATCTGTTTCTTTCTAGCTATATAATATAAGAACCCGTTATCATCATACATACCCACGTCTCCAGTGAAGAACCATCCCTCCTTAAAGCTCTTTAGGCTCTCCTCTGGGTTATTTGCATAACCTTCCACTACAGAAGGAGATTTTACAACGATTTCTCCCTTTTCTCCAAAATTTGCCAATTCTCCATCCTCTTTAACTATCTTAACTAATGTACCTGGTACAGGTATTCCACAGAAGACCGCATTATTCTTCTCGGCAAGTTCTATATCCAGATTGTTTAAATGAAAACCTCCAGTAAAAGTATCCATAGTATGAGTTTCAGTAAGTCCGTATGCAGCCTCTCTCAGTATACAGCCAGTCAACTCTTGCCATCTTTTCCTTAACTCAACAGTTAACCCCTTTATAAAACTGGAACCTATGCAAGTGTTTAATGATCTCAAATCATAATCCTTTACTTTAGGATAGGAAATCATGTCCCAATATATATCGAAAGGACCATAAATCGTGGATACATGATACTTATGTATTGCTTGAATTCCTGCAGTAGTATCCCATCTCGTTAGAAGTACAATTGTACCCTCTGAAACTGTAGGTCCTAAAATTCCTACGTCAATCCCAGCTATCCAAAATATTGGGACTAAAACTAAGGTCACACTATTACTGTATATCTGTCGAGCGAAATCTTCAAAGTCAACATGGGTATTTGGATATCTTTCAATTAATAAATGCGCAATTGTGTAAGTGTATATAACTCCCATTTTGTAAAGTATGCCTTCATGTTTGTGCATAACTGATTTAGGCAGACCTGTTGTGCCTCCTGTGAAGTTCATTGTGGCATAGTCATTTAGATTGATTTCTATACTAGGTTTTTTCCCTGAATAATTAGACAAAGTCCTTAGAAAATCAGTAGGTTCAACTGATTTAATTGAGGGGTAGACGGGAATTTCAGGATTTTTAGGAATCACTTCATCAAACGATGTGGTAACGACCATTACTTCTCTGGTTTTATCCCCTAGAATTTTTCTTATCTCATTATGGACTGCATCTAAAGTAATAATGAATCTTGGAGAAGACGATCTTATAAAATACTCTAACTCTGCTCCTTTTAACATAGGATTAAGAAATACTACTATTCCTCCTGCTTTAAGAGTCCCAAAATAGGAAATGTAGAACTGAGGAAGATTTGGCAAAATAAGTGCTACTTTATCACCTTTTTTTAATCCGTTTTCAATCAGAAAATTAGAAAACTGATTACTCCACGTATCAATATCCTTATATGAGAATCTGTTACCATAGTAGATTATGTAAGGTTTTTCCGGGTTAATTATGGAGTACTTTTCTAGGTATTCATGAATAGGTAATTTTCCAAGAGGAAGTATAGGCTGTTTAGGCAATGACGGATGCGGCCATATTTTCTCCCATTTTCTATTTAATGATAGAATATATTCATCAAAATTCATTATTTTTAAATTGTACTTGATAATTTATAAGTATTATAGACACCTAGACTCTCTTTTGCACTTATTTAAAGAATCCACGATAATAAGGAACATGAGTTTTTAATGATAAAGACACCGGTTCCTTATAGTGTCAGATCATTTTTGAGCAGTTTGGTTGAATGAGTACACATTCAAAATTAGTCCATAAATTGTAAAAGTTGGACTGCCATTACGTGAGTATAATATTTATTAATCCTACAAATTTATAATTTTGATTATGAAAGTCGATGATATTAAGAAAATACTCGTAGTCGGAGCAGGAACCATGGGTCATGGAATAGCCGAAGTGTTTGCCATAGCTGGATACCATGTGTACCTCTCCGATGTATCAGAAGATATTCTAAGTAAAAGCCTTAACAACATAAGATGGAGTTTAAGTAAACTTAAGGAGAAAGACAGGATCAAGGAAAGTGTTGATAAAGTGCTTTCAAGGATTATACCTGTTGTCGGGTTAAATGAAAGTATAAGAGATGCCGATTTTGTAGTTGAAGCTTCTCCTGAGATAATAGATCTGAAAAGACAAATATTTTCCACTCTAGATAAACTACTTTCACCTGATACAATTTTAGCCACAAATACAAGTACATTACCAATTACCAGTATCGCTGAAGTCACATCGAAACCTGAAAGAGTTGTAGCCATGCACTTTTTCAATCCACCAGTTCTCATGGAACTTGTCGAAGTAATGAAAGGGGAAAAAACCAATGATGAAGTAGCTCTAACGACTTATGAATTAGCCAAGAAGATAGGAAAGAAACCAATACTGATAAAGAAAGATGTGCCAGGTTACGTTGTAAATAATATTCTAGGTGCAGTCTCAGGTACAGCTTGTTTGCTAGTGGAAAAAGGACTAGCAGACATTAAGGAAGTAGATGCTGTAACCATGTATAAGTTAGGTTTCCCAATGGGAGTATTCATACTTGCAGACTACAGTGGGCTCGACATAGGATATAACGCATTAAGATCTAGAGAGAAATTGGGTTTAAAGTCCAATAGACCTCCCTGTAGTATGGTGGAAGAGAAAGTTAAGAAAGGCGAATTAGGTGTAAAGAGTGGTAAGGGATACTATCAGTACCCTGCACCAGGCAAATATCAAAAGCCTGAAATACCTAGAGAATTAGCGGAGAAATTAAATCCAGCTCTGATTCTTTGCGGAGCAGTGAACGTGGCTTCAAGGATGTATAGGGAAGGGATTGTCAGCAAGGAGGAAATAGACTTAGCAGTTAAATTGGGATTAAACTACCCTAAAGGAATATTTGAATATGCTGATGAAATAGGCATAGACGAGATACTTAGCGGAATGAAAACGCTAAAAGATATATCATCATCTGATTTCTACGATCCTGATCCACTTCTCCTGGAAATGCAGAAGAGTAACGAACTGGGCAAAAAGACGGGTAAAGGATTTTATGAGCATAAGAAAGCAGAAGAGAAAAAGTTAGACACTATAATCGTGAGGATAGAAGAACCTATAGCAACAATTATTCTGAATAGACCTGAGAGGTTAAATGCAATCAACGGAAAGATGTCTGAGGAGATAACCAGTACACTTTCAACCCTAGCTGAGGATCAACGGATAAGAGTAGTCATTATTACAGGGAGTGGTAAAGCGTTTTCAGCAGGTGCAGATGTTACAGGTTTCCAACAGTCTGGTAGTCCTACGTCACGGGCAATATTCAGAAAGGATCTCTTCAGTACCGTAACTAAGTTCCCTAAACCAGTTATCGCTGCTATAAATGGATTTGCCCTAGGCGGAGGACTTGAGCTGGCAATGGCGTGCGATATCAGAATAGCTTCCTCTAACGCTGAATTAGGACAGCCTGAAATTAACCTAGCGTTAATTCCAGGTGGAGGAGGAACCCAGAGGCTAACTAGACTAGTTGGGAGAGGTTGGGCTAAATATATTGTATATTCAGGGGAGAGAATCTCCGCGTCCTTGGCTAGAGAAATAGGATTAGTGGAATTTGTAGTGCCTCCGGAGAAGTTAGAGGAAGAGGCTAAAAGAATAGCGCTTAAAATAGCTGAGAAATCACCCTTAGCATTAGCTGCAGCGAAATTAGCTATAGATTCCACTGAAGAGAGGGAAATATCCACTGGACTTAACTTAGAATCAACATTATTTGGTCTTCTCTTGACTAGCGAGGACTCTAAAGAAGGAGTGAGAGCATTTATGGAAAAGAGAAAGCCTCAGTTTAAAGGAGTATAAAAAGGTGATATTATCATTTTTCTATTGAGATATTACAGTGAAGTCAAAGAAGTAAAGGAACATTTAAGAGTGCAGATAATACGTTTGTCTATTACTAACAAGCTAATCTTTAACTTTTTTTTATACAATATTTCATAGCACACTGACTTCTTATCTCGAGCTATAGAAAGTAAATCAATAACTTTTATTATAAAAATATTTAATAAAATTCATCATTATTCTCCAATATTTTCAGAATATTAAGAATTATATTTATATGAAGTCAAAATAAAAGTAAAATAATGAGTTCAGGCAAACCATCTGCATTAGATGAGTATGTAGCTAGAATAGATAGACTACCAGTATGGGGTTTATCTTATGCTTTACTATGGGCTATAGGAATAGGATATTTTGCCACATTATATGATGCTGTGTCGAATTTAGGATTAGCTTTACCTTATATACCGTTTATCAATACCATCCAAGCCTCTATAATCGTCTCCATAGGATTAGCAGCTTACATAATAGGCTCCATAGGATTAGGACTTGCAGCTGACGTAATAGGAAGGAAAATAGCGTTAATAGCCTCATTTGTATTACTAACAATAGGTAGCCTAGGAATGGCGCTTTCTATAAATTACCCCATGTTATTTGTGTTCAGGTTTATTGAAGGAGTTGGTACAGGGGCATCATTAAACTTAGCTATGGTTTACATATCTGAGTTCTCTCCAAGCTCTAAACGAGGAAAGTACGGAAACTGGATATTTATATCCGGCTGGATTGCTGTGGGTTTAGGGACTTTATTAGTTGCATTTATAGTTACGGCTAGCGAGGCTTTAGGATGGAGAATAGCCTTTGGTCTAGCTGCAGCCCTAGGGCTAATATCGACCGTTATAGTCAGCATCAAAGCTCCTGAAAGTGTAAGAGTCTTAATTAAAAAGGGTAAGTATCAGCAAGCAGAAAAATTGGTAGAGGGAATAGAAAGAGTTAGTATGATAAGAGCTAAAGTTTCGACATTACCATCTCCTAAGATAGTTTCATATGAGCAAGAACAAGTAAGTCCTCTGAAAATATTAGGAGAATCTAAATTCCTGAAGAGGTTAATAGGATTAACAGTATTCTGGTTCTTCATATACTTTATCCAATACACCTCAACAGGATTAGGTCCAACATTTGTCAAAGCAGTTGTTGGTTTAACACCGGGGCAGTATGTTGAATACATTAGATTATTAGGGTTTGTTGCCGTAGGAGCTACAATAATATCTTTTGCGATGTTGGGATTCATTGAGAGAACTGATAGAAGAATATTAACGCAAGTTGGCGCCATAGGTTTTTTGGTAAGTAGTTATCTCACAACATTTCTCATATTGAATAAGGCTCTAATACCGTGGTTTATTGCTTATTTCCTTCTTGAGTTCGTTGTGAATCCACCTTATCTGGCTGGTTATTTAATGTCCAGTGAGTCATTTCCCACTGCTTCTAGGTCAACAGGTTTTGCCATAACTGATGGAATAGGTCATCTAGGTGGTGTGTTCGGACCATTACTTCTATTCCCATTGATCTCAATTGTAGGACCATTGTATGCTTGGGTCATATTGGCATTACCGGTTCCTTTTGCAGCTGCTCTACTATGGTTTACAGTCCCCAAGACAGTAGGAGTAAGATTAGAGGAAGTTAATGAAGCAATGAGGCAAAGAGGTGCGAAAACCGGTAGTTAAAACAAATTAGTTGAGTTTTTCAGGAGAAGACATAAAAAATCATTTTATTTTTTGTTTTAGTCCTCCAATAATTGGAAAAACTATTTTTATATAATGAGGAAAGCCTCGCCCTTTAGGGCGTAGAGGAAGTCAGACTGATACAACGTCATAGAAAAGGAAATTTTTTGTAAAAATTCTTTTTATCCTAAAACCGAATATAGGAAGGGGATTTGATGAAAGCGTCCAAAGCTTTGCTCGAACTTCTAGATAAGTATAATGTTAAACACGTATTTGGTCTTGTAGGAGAGACCTCATTCCCTCTTTACGATGCGTTTAGTGATTATCTAAATATCACCCACGTGTTTGCCAGAGATGAAAGAAATGCAGTAATAATGGCTGATGCGTATGCTAGATTCTCCTATAAACCTGGAATTGTCGAGGTTCCAAATGTAGGGGCACCATATACACTTCCGGGATTGGCTGAGGCTAACATTTCAGGAATCCCAATCATCATGTTTGTTAGTGATATTCCAACTTATGCCGAAAAAAGAAACATGTTAACTGAACACGATAATTCTTACCTCAACAAGTTATCAAAGGAATTCATTACTGTAAACGATCCCTCCCAATTACCTAGAGTCATAAGAAGGGCATTTAGAATCGCCACAACCGGAAGGACAGGACCTGTGGTAGTTAAAATACCTATGAATATATATGATGGGGAAGTGAGTGATGAGGAAGTATATTCCAACCCTGAATTTTCGGTCTATCCCTCCCTCAGATTCATGCCTGACCCAGAAAGGATCACTGAGGCGTTAAAAATACTCTACTCCTCCAAAAATCCTGTAATAGTATGCGGTCAGGGAGTCCTATTATCGAATGCAAGTGAAGAAGTAGTCAAATTAGCAGAGGCCTTGTCAATACCAGTAGCGACGACCATAACCGGGAAAGGCTCTTTTCCTGAAATACATCCTCTCTCTATAGGCGTAATAGGAGCCAGAGGAGGTACTAGATTTTCTAATAAAATTCTAGCTGAAGCTGATGTAGTATTCCTGATAGGAACAAATACTGACTCAGCCAACACATGGGACTGGAGGTTACCTAATAGTAAATCAATAATTATACAACTGGATGTTAGTGAGAGAGAACTGGGTAATAATTACAAGGTTATCCCACTTTTAGGCGATGCGAAACTCACGTTGAAGGAAATGATTAGAATGATAAGGGAAGTTAAGAGAAATCAGTCCAGTAGTGAGATTGAAAAGGAGAAAAGAGGTTTTGAACAGTTTGTGGAGTCCCTTGCTAATGAAAAAACAGAGCTTACAAACCCTGTAAAATTCATGAAGATACTGTCAGAGTTCGTTGATGAAAAAACATTTCTGGTAGTGGATCCAGGGACAGGAGCGATCTTTAGTTCAGCATACCTTAAGTTGAAGATGGCTGGAAGGAGAATAATGTATAATTACTCCATGGGCGGGTTAGGGTATGCATTGCCTGCTTCAATAGGTGCTTACTTTGCGACGGGTGGTAGGATACTCTCAATTACCACCGATGGAAACCTATTCTTCAATCTTGGAGAGCTTGAAACTGTTAAAAGGCTTAATGTTAACGTTAAGGTTTTCGTATTCAATAATAAGTCATTTGGATGGATAAGAGCTGCTATGCTAAGTAAATATGGAAGAGTACTTTCTGGGACTGAAATCAGTGAAATTGACTACTCAAAACTGGCGTCTTCATTTGGAATAGAGTACCTACGTATAGAGAAGAGTGAAGAAATAGAGAGCGTGACCAAAGAAGCATTAGTTGACGATTCTCCTAAGTTTATCGAGGTACTAGTAAAAAGTGAAGATAAGGTAATTCCTCCAGTACCTGATTGGAGGGAAATTAAGGATGGTAAATTTATGGGTTAAAAAGTTTTTAAATCCACACATTAAGTATTTTTATGAATTTACTTTTAGATCCTGAAATAATTTTTATGTGGTTTAATATATAGCGTTATAAAACTAAATAGAATTAATGGAGTGCACATAATCAGTTACAAAAGAATGAGAGCCTCGCCATTTATGGCGGGGATATATATTTAGAAGAACGAAAAACTAGTCATTTATGGTGTAGTAAAAGTTTTTAAAACTACTTAGGTATATCAAATTTAGTATGGATGCGGGTTTTGAGTCAACAGAAATAATTGATTGAGTTTTGTATATCTTAAATCAGTATAACCTATTTATTCAACATCTTTGTTAGCAATTAAGAGAATAACAGCTACAACACACTCTGACTCCATTTAGCTTTATAAATTAACGTATAACCTCATTACCTATTGTGGTAATTTTATTCAAAAAAAGAAATTAAGAACATTTAACAGCATAGTTTTTAGTTAAATATGATAAATAATTGTTTCTGAACATGCATTAAGCCACTGACCTCCTCCCCGCCCTAAAGGTCGAGGCTTTCATCATTTTGTAATACCAGTGTGCAATAAATAATCCTGAAGATAGTCCAACATCAGAAAGCCGTATATATTCTCATGATATGCAATATATAGAGTTAATTTGACTTATTACTGTAACTATTTGAAGATTTTTCAATGTAATTCTGCTACAACCAGTATTAATTTCATTTAACACATTCTTATATAATTCCTTTTCCTAAGAATAATCTATGTTATCAAGGTCAATTAACATAGCTTTCGTCCTGTTATCCATAATAGGCATAATTTTATCCTCTTATTTGACTTATGAGACCTTGACTGCAACTTTCAATACAGGCTATTGCAATATAAATAGCTATGTAAACTGCGGAACTGTAGCCTCAAGTCCTTATTCTAGGTTCTTTGGAATTCCCGTGGCAATACTAGGACTAACCTGGTTCGCATTAATGCTAGGATTGTGGATGATAAAGAAAGAAGTTACCATTTACCCTTGGATAATAGGAGTTATGTTTGTGGGATATCTAGTTTACTCTGAAGTGGAATTAATTCATGCGATTTGCATATACTGTACTACCGCACATATAATAGCCTTAGTCATGGGATATTTTGTATTAAAAGTATCTAGACTTTAGAAGACTAACTCCCTCCCCACCATAAATGGCAAGGCTTTCATCATTTTGTAAATCTCTCTCGTCTAAAGATACAAACTAACTCACACTTGTTAAAATGACGTAGATACAAATAGAGTTAATATTATATGGCTCAAGTTTTAAGCTAAGAGGTTTTTCCTCTATTCCTCTACTAACCTACCTCATACGTATCCATTTACAGTTAACTTTTCCACTACCTTGCTCCACACACCAGTTTTTACGTAAACCAGAATCACATATGTAATAACATTTACCAAGAAGAGCACTTCACTCCCTAGATAGAGATTTAAAGAGCCTATTACAGCCTCCGTTGTACCTAAAACCGGTAGTATTAACATTATCAACATCCTAGAGACAGTGAGGAAGGCTTCCTGGTTCGCATAGTCTACACCAATATCCTTAGTTTGAGGAACACCTGAATAGGTAAATAAAAGCCAGGATAACGGGCATATTAGGAACGGATAGGAGACAGTTATAAAAAACAATGATATATCGCGTAATAAGACTAAAGAGACTATAAAGGGTGATAGGGCTATAAATGACATAATTACTCTACTCAGCATTCTGTACCTTATGTAGCTCACGAAATCCAAATTAATGAAGTTTATCCAGAGCCTCTCAGATTCAATCGAAAACCCCACATATACAGAGTAATTTATGTATCCCATGATAGCCAATATTAGCAACCATATAAAGTTATGACCAAAAAACCACGTCAACAAACCTAAAATGACAGATGGAGGTATAATTACATAGAGTATGTTCCTAAATCCTGCCCTTGCACCAATAATTGAGTGAACGGAAGTATAAAACATAAGTTTTACTATATTTTTCGGTAATTCCTTATTCGACTTCACCTCTTCTTTTGACAACTCATACCTATCACTTCCATACGCATTTTGATAAATTTCATTTGATGCATAGATAGAGAATATAATGCTAGTCAAAGACAGGAAAACTAAAACTATTGAACCCAACCCATTTCCTTGAATAACCCAAATGATCGGGTTAAAAGTAGGAAATAATAATGCAGTAATAATGATATACGCTGATATTGCTAAAACTATTACCAGTCTTCTAAGAGTTGTAAGGGACTTTAGAGATACAATAAGAATTGATAGTGAAGTGGTAAACATTACAAGGTTTATGATATTAATAACGTTAAGAGACGTGGAGTATGTAACAACGAATGAGATTAGAAGAATTATCATGTATATTGAGTCTGCAATTCCAGCTAGAAGTAGAAGATATTGAGGTCTCTCCTGAGTAGTTAAAAGAAAATCTATATTACTTTTAATCTCCATTTGAAATAAACCTCTGATAATAGAGAATGTTAACACTAAAAAAGACGTTATGAGGAGAGTTATTTGCCCATAATCAATAGGAAACACCTGAAAAGAGTAGGGGTTGTCAATAATTACTCGAGATATTAAGGCTATCACGTTAACAAGAATCAGAAATATGAAAACACTTACATTATACCTCTCCTTGAGACTGTAGTAAAACATCTTCAAAAATCTGGCTCTCATTAACTTCCTCATTTTATAATAAGGAGTCATAACCTATTAGTTTTTTATTCTTATCCTGACTGATGTTAGTGAAATTCTCCAGGAAGTAAAAAATAACATATGCGAAAATAAACATGTATAAAAAGCTTCAACATAACTTAATACAAAATTTTAGAATTTGTTTATATCATCTTCTCCTTATTAGTAGTACTACAACAACCACGATAATGATCACCACTACGACCACAGTAGATATGATTCCTAAAGGTAATCCTGAACTGGAGGAAGCAGGGATTGATGGAGATGTGGTGGATGATAGTGATTGTGTGGTCGTTGTAGAACTTTGTGAACTCGTTAAGGTAGAGGGTGGAACACTTGATGAAGAAGTGGTGGACGTCGAAGTTGTGGTTGTTGATGACGTGGATGTAGTCTGGCTAGTGGTCTGAGTAGTAGTTGAACTTGTGGTTGACGTGGTGGTGGAAGACGTAGTGGAAGTAGTAGTTGATGTAGATGATGTAGAGGTTGTGGTAGATGATGTGCTTGTTGTCGTAGTACTTGAAGAATATGAAAACGTTGGCGTAGACACATTAATAAGCGAGATATATACATTATTAGTTTTAGTCAGCTGAATCTGATATAGATACCCATTAGAGTAAAAAGCCTGTAGTGGGTATAGATATGAAGAGGTTGAATTATATATAATATTCCCGTTAGTGTAGTTCACTAATAGGTAATTGTAACTATCCCTATTCTCTATTACATTATTAATTACCATATAACCGGGTGCAAACGTAACTTGAGTCGGTAAATTCACACCGGGAATGGGGGTGACATTATAATTGAGGTTTTCTAAATTTAATTTAATCAAATTAGTCCCTACTACAAAGAATGCTGTATTATTTTCAACTAAGCTTCCTGATGGGATTGTCCCACTGCTGGGAATTTCTTCTAATATTTTACCATTGCTAGTATTAATTATCATTGTTGTTGTTGAATTCGAGACTATTAAGTAATCCTTTATCAATTCAGCCCCAGATAAACCGCTTAAGCTTATATTCCATTTACCCAACAGAGTTATCTCTGATTTGAAATGTAAAGCTGAAGGGGTTACAGGACCTAGAAACGAAGAAATTAGTTGGGATGGTGGCGCTAAATAAATTATTAGCATATTGCCATAACTAGAATTAATGAAACTATATACGGTCTGATTATAAAATCTATATATTACTTGGTTCGGAATATATAATACACTTTGATTACCAAGTAAGGTTATGTAAATTAAACCGTGTTGGGTAGGATAAGCCACGGTATAGTTCCTGAATAACTGGGAGCCCACCACTTTAAGCTTCGATATTGTAGAGACATTACTATAGAATAGGTTCTTAAAAGTGCCCGAGAATAAGCTACTTAAGGCTGACCCATTTACATATATTGAGTTAACGACTGAGTATGAACTATTGAGAGGTATGACGGTTGACTCTACACTGAAATTTATTGGAGGACTCACTGTTAGTATCTTAACTAAATTAGATGAGTTAACATAATACACACTAGAGGTATACGATATTCCTTGAAATACATTAGAATACTGGTTAACTGCTAAGAGTATCCCGCTATTATAACCTTGGACATTAGTTACAATACCTGTAACTGAATATGTAGCCTGTGTCTGTAGCTCAACTGAAGATATAGTTATTACCGATAGTAATGTTGCCACAATAATTATAGAGATTATATTAACGATTCTCCTCATGATTGAACATAATTGAAACTAAATATAAAAATTCAACATAAACTAAAGGATAAGTTCTAAGACGATATCATGTTAACTTGTTAAGTATCTTATTTACTC is drawn from Sulfolobus acidocaldarius SUSAZ and contains these coding sequences:
- a CDS encoding crotonase is translated as MSYETIKVERPERGIVKVLLHRPEVLNAINVKMRKELREVFENLAKDNEIRVIILTGHGNKAFSTGDDLKDSGVNLNDPYILRNYHNVADEMMRLFNLIDDYLKPVIAMVRGYCLGGGLELALSCDFIVADETSTFGFPEVNIGFIPGWGGTQRLPRKIGEQRAKYLIYTGDFIDATKAYQWGLIDFYVKSNELEEFTMQLARKISSKSPLVLRMAKFAIEKGAECSLNAGLYYEILSFMVSSKTEDIKEAHEAFLRKRKPEFKGK
- a CDS encoding 3-hydroxyacyl-CoA dehydrogenase, which translates into the protein MKVDDIKKILVVGAGTMGHGIAEVFAIAGYHVYLSDVSEDILSKSLNNIRWSLSKLKEKDRIKESVDKVLSRIIPVVGLNESIRDADFVVEASPEIIDLKRQIFSTLDKLLSPDTILATNTSTLPITSIAEVTSKPERVVAMHFFNPPVLMELVEVMKGEKTNDEVALTTYELAKKIGKKPILIKKDVPGYVVNNILGAVSGTACLLVEKGLADIKEVDAVTMYKLGFPMGVFILADYSGLDIGYNALRSREKLGLKSNRPPCSMVEEKVKKGELGVKSGKGYYQYPAPGKYQKPEIPRELAEKLNPALILCGAVNVASRMYREGIVSKEEIDLAVKLGLNYPKGIFEYADEIGIDEILSGMKTLKDISSSDFYDPDPLLLEMQKSNELGKKTGKGFYEHKKAEEKKLDTIIVRIEEPIATIILNRPERLNAINGKMSEEITSTLSTLAEDQRIRVVIITGSGKAFSAGADVTGFQQSGSPTSRAIFRKDLFSTVTKFPKPVIAAINGFALGGGLELAMACDIRIASSNAELGQPEINLALIPGGGGTQRLTRLVGRGWAKYIVYSGERISASLAREIGLVEFVVPPEKLEEEAKRIALKIAEKSPLALAAAKLAIDSTEEREISTGLNLESTLFGLLLTSEDSKEGVRAFMEKRKPQFKGV
- a CDS encoding MFS transporter; this encodes MSSGKPSALDEYVARIDRLPVWGLSYALLWAIGIGYFATLYDAVSNLGLALPYIPFINTIQASIIVSIGLAAYIIGSIGLGLAADVIGRKIALIASFVLLTIGSLGMALSINYPMLFVFRFIEGVGTGASLNLAMVYISEFSPSSKRGKYGNWIFISGWIAVGLGTLLVAFIVTASEALGWRIAFGLAAALGLISTVIVSIKAPESVRVLIKKGKYQQAEKLVEGIERVSMIRAKVSTLPSPKIVSYEQEQVSPLKILGESKFLKRLIGLTVFWFFIYFIQYTSTGLGPTFVKAVVGLTPGQYVEYIRLLGFVAVGATIISFAMLGFIERTDRRILTQVGAIGFLVSSYLTTFLILNKALIPWFIAYFLLEFVVNPPYLAGYLMSSESFPTASRSTGFAITDGIGHLGGVFGPLLLFPLISIVGPLYAWVILALPVPFAAALLWFTVPKTVGVRLEEVNEAMRQRGAKTGS
- a CDS encoding acetolactate synthase, translated to MKASKALLELLDKYNVKHVFGLVGETSFPLYDAFSDYLNITHVFARDERNAVIMADAYARFSYKPGIVEVPNVGAPYTLPGLAEANISGIPIIMFVSDIPTYAEKRNMLTEHDNSYLNKLSKEFITVNDPSQLPRVIRRAFRIATTGRTGPVVVKIPMNIYDGEVSDEEVYSNPEFSVYPSLRFMPDPERITEALKILYSSKNPVIVCGQGVLLSNASEEVVKLAEALSIPVATTITGKGSFPEIHPLSIGVIGARGGTRFSNKILAEADVVFLIGTNTDSANTWDWRLPNSKSIIIQLDVSERELGNNYKVIPLLGDAKLTLKEMIRMIREVKRNQSSSEIEKEKRGFEQFVESLANEKTELTNPVKFMKILSEFVDEKTFLVVDPGTGAIFSSAYLKLKMAGRRIMYNYSMGGLGYALPASIGAYFATGGRILSITTDGNLFFNLGELETVKRLNVNVKVFVFNNKSFGWIRAAMLSKYGRVLSGTEISEIDYSKLASSFGIEYLRIEKSEEIESVTKEALVDDSPKFIEVLVKSEDKVIPPVPDWREIKDGKFMG
- a CDS encoding vitamin K epoxide reductase: MLSRSINIAFVLLSIIGIILSSYLTYETLTATFNTGYCNINSYVNCGTVASSPYSRFFGIPVAILGLTWFALMLGLWMIKKEVTIYPWIIGVMFVGYLVYSEVELIHAICIYCTTAHIIALVMGYFVLKVSRL